The nucleotide window GCCATCGGGGATCTTGTAGATGCGGAACCATTCGTTGGTGGCGCGCAGGAGGCCGGGCAGGTGGCGCTCGACGTCCTCAATATCGTTGAGCTTGGGGGCCAGAGGGTCGTTCACGTCAATGACAATGACCTTCCagtccgtctcctcctcatcgagAAGAGccatgacgccgaggaccttGACCTGCTTGACCTGACCGGTGTAGCCGACGAGCTCACCGATCTCGCAGACGTCGAGAGGGTCGTtgtcgcccttggccttggtctCGGGGTGGACAACGTTGGGATCCTCCCAGGTCTTGGGGCCGGCCGAGTCAGACACATGTTCCAACTTCAACGAGGAGAATGCTGAGCCGAGTACATACCTGGGGGAAGGCACCGTAGTTCCACAGGTAGCCCTTGTGGGGGAAGCAGTTGCGGACGTAGCGGAGCTTGCCCTTCTTGATGTCCTGCTTGATGGGGTTGAGGAGCTCCTCCTTGGAGATCTGCCGTGCGCGAGTCGTGTCAGTGGGGTCATGAGAAGCTTGGGTATAACGATTGAGGGATACGAGGAGGGCCACGCCCAACGTGCACCGAACATTGGTCCGTCGGGCTCCCGAGCAGACGAAAGATTGGATGCGCCTGGGCAGGGGAACGAAGAGGGGAGGGCAACAGCAGACAAAAAGCGCACCTCGAGCTTGGCATTGGTCCACCGGGGGATCTCGACAACCATGTTGAGGATGGTCTGCTCCTGGTTGACGTAGAGGGGGATATCGTGGAAGGGCGAGACGGGGACGCCATCCTTCTCGATGTAGACGCGGTGCTCGAGggtgttggcggcggccacctTGCGGAGGTTGTAGGGGGAAGCCATGGTgggcgaggcagacgaggcggtcgacgaggtcgatgagTGCAATTGGCGggtggacgcgggcgacgcaaGGTGACGGGCTATCTGGGCCGTCCTCTGGGAAGAGATTTGCaaaggagagggggagagaagagagttggtggtggtggtggcagcagcagaggcggacgaggtgtTGATGCGGTGGGAGGCGGATGGAGGGGGCGGGGCACGTAGACCCATATGGAAGCCAGGagtcgccgcagcagcgagaacgccgccgccgctggtgcgTGCAGAGAACCTGTCGTTCGCGCTGGTGGTGCGGGTGCTggtgcgggcgctggcgctggaccCAGGTCGGGCACAACCCACAGGGGCGACAGGGGTTGGCgtagtgctgctgctggggaaGCTGCTGatgcttctgctgcttctgctgctactgctactacctGGCGTGCCACTGCCGCCTCCTAGCAACGCTCGTCTGCCGGGCCTCGTCAGCGTCCCGCTACCCAAACTGGATAGGGGGCCAGcagccggtgccggtgcggATGCTGCTGACGTtgctggcagcagcaacgcaaGACGTCGCGAGGCAGCGCCGCAGCTGTGCCGCGCAGAGGGGCCGTGATTGGCCCGACGTGGAtgcgacgaagacgacagCGAAGACAATGACAGCAgccgtggcggtgatggtgccgacggcagcgagggcgacaCGGACGacaggcgacgggcggcgtggaggagacgctgctgctgctgctgctgccggacAAACGgaaaggacgacgacgacgacgacgggtaCGCGCACGCAGGCATACGAACAAACATGAGggagctggcgacggcgagcctGCGAGAGCGGctgggcaagggcggcggcccagaaATAACGGCAGCAGAGCTGCACGCCGGCCGCAACATGGCTTGTCCCCTCGAAGCGCGGGCACCGAGGGCCGGCTCGTTGTCTTGGGTGCGGCGGGCTGTTGTTGGGCTGGGCAGCGCACGCGCAGACCGAGGTAAAGTAAAAAAAAGT belongs to Purpureocillium takamizusanense chromosome 1, complete sequence and includes:
- the IPP1 gene encoding Inorganic diphosphatase (EggNog:ENOG503NUSR~COG:C), translated to MLRPACSSAAVISGPPPLPSRSRRLAVASSLMFVRMPACAYPSSSSSSFPFVRQQQQQQRLLHAARRLSSVSPSLPSAPSPPRLLSLSSLSSSSHPRRANHGPSARHSCGAASRRLALLLPATSAASAPAPAAGPLSSLGSGTLTRPGRRALLGGGSGTPGSSSSSRSSRSISSFPSSSTTPTPVAPVGCARPGSSASARTSTRTTSANDRFSARTSGGGVLAAAATPGFHMGLRAPPPPSASHRINTSSASAAATTTTNSLLSPSPLQISSQRTAQIARHLASPASTRQLHSSTSSTASSASPTMASPYNLRKVAAANTLEHRVYIEKDGVPVSPFHDIPLYVNQEQTILNMVVEIPRWTNAKLEISKEELLNPIKQDIKKGKLRYVRNCFPHKGYLWNYGAFPQTWEDPNVVHPETKAKGDNDPLDVCEIGELVGYTGQVKQVKVLGVMALLDEEETDWKVIVIDVNDPLAPKLNDIEDVERHLPGLLRATNEWFRIYKIPDGKPENQFAFTGECKNKSYAMDVIRECGEAWERLITGKTPAGEVSIANTTVSRSPSRLAPEQLPALPPNQDLPPEKIDSSIDKWFFISGASA